CGCGCACCGAGGAGCTGCGCGAGCGCCTGCTCGCCTTCATGACCGAGCACGTGTACCCGGCCGAGCCGGTCGCCGAGGAGCAGCGCGCCGCGCTGGCCTCCCCCTGGGACACCCCGCCGGTCGTGGCGGAGCTGAAGGCGGAGGCGCGGCGGCGGGGCCTGTGGAACCTCTTCCTGCCGGACGCGAAGTACGGTGCCGGGCTGACCAACCTCCAATACGCGCCGCTCGCCGAGATCACCGGTCGCTCGCCCCACCTGGCGCCGACGGCGCTGAACTGCGCCGCCCCGGACACCGGCAACATGGAGGTCCTCGCCCAGTTCGGCACCGAGGCGCAGCGCGCGCGGTGGCTGGAGCCGCTGCTGGCCGGGGAGATCCGCTCGGCGTTCGCGATGACCGAGCCGGAGGTCGCCTCGTCCGACGCCACCAACATCGAGACGCGCATCGAGCGGGACGGCGACGAGTACGTCGTCACGGGCCGCAAGTGGTACATCTCCGGAGCGATGAACCCGGACTGCCGGATCTTCATCGTGATGGGCAAGACCGACCCGCAGGGCGAGGACGTCCGCCGCCAGCAGTCGATGCTGCTCGTGCCGCGCGACACCCCCGGCGTCGAGGTGCGGCGCGCGATGCGGGTGTACGGGTACGAGGACCACTCCCACGGCGGGCACGCCGAGGTGGTCTTCCACGGCGCCCGGGTGCCGGTGGACCACCTGATCGGCGAGGAGGGCGGCGGGTTCGCCATCGCCCAGGCCCGGCTCGGCCCGGGGCGCATCCACCACTGCATGCGGCTGATCGGCATGGCGGAGCGGGCGATCGAGCTGATGTGCCGGCGGGCGGTCTCCCGCACGGCGTTCGGCCGGCCGCTGGCGGCGCAGGGGCAGGTGCACGCCTGGATCGCGGACGCCCGGGTCGCGGTGGAGCAGCTGCGGCTGCTGGTGCTGAAGACCGCCTGGCTGATGGACACGGTCGGCAACAAGGGCGCCCACACGGAGATCCAGGCCATCAAGATCGCCACGCCCCGCACGGTCGTGGACGTCATCGACCGGGCGGTGCAGCTGCACGGCGCGGGCGGGGTGAGCCAGGACTTCCCCCTGGCCGAGCTGTGGGCGTCGGCGCGGACGCTGCGCCTCGCGGACGGGCCCGACGAGGTGCACCAGCGCTCGCTGGCCCGGCGGGAGCTGAAGCGGTACGCCTGACCGGGCACGGGCGGGCCCGGGCCGGACGCCCGAGCCGGGCCCGCCGCGGGCGCCGGGGCGTCGAGCCGGGCCCGCGGCGGGCGTCGGGCACGTCGGGACGGGGCCGTGCGGGCGTCGGGACGGGGCCGCGCCGGCCCGGGGCGGGCCGGGCGAATCCAAGCAGGTCGTTCGGGTAGGT
This portion of the Streptomyces changanensis genome encodes:
- a CDS encoding acyl-CoA dehydrogenase family protein codes for the protein MDFAMDARTEELRERLLAFMTEHVYPAEPVAEEQRAALASPWDTPPVVAELKAEARRRGLWNLFLPDAKYGAGLTNLQYAPLAEITGRSPHLAPTALNCAAPDTGNMEVLAQFGTEAQRARWLEPLLAGEIRSAFAMTEPEVASSDATNIETRIERDGDEYVVTGRKWYISGAMNPDCRIFIVMGKTDPQGEDVRRQQSMLLVPRDTPGVEVRRAMRVYGYEDHSHGGHAEVVFHGARVPVDHLIGEEGGGFAIAQARLGPGRIHHCMRLIGMAERAIELMCRRAVSRTAFGRPLAAQGQVHAWIADARVAVEQLRLLVLKTAWLMDTVGNKGAHTEIQAIKIATPRTVVDVIDRAVQLHGAGGVSQDFPLAELWASARTLRLADGPDEVHQRSLARRELKRYA